In Pogoniulus pusillus isolate bPogPus1 chromosome 2, bPogPus1.pri, whole genome shotgun sequence, the following are encoded in one genomic region:
- the LOC135182417 gene encoding glycerol-3-phosphate dehydrogenase [NAD(+)], cytoplasmic-like: MSRLRVCIVGSGNWGSAIARIVGKNVQKSNRFDPTVRMWVFEETINGRKLSEIINQEHENVKYLPGYKLPKNVVAVPDIVEATNGADILVFVLPHQFIGRICEQIASQMKPGTFGISLIKGVDEGPDGLKLISDLIREKLKIEISVLMGANIAKEVADEQFCETTIGCKNEKQGEIFKELLQTPNFRITVVPDSDTVELCGALKNIVAVGAGFCDGLDFGDNTKAAVIRLGLMEMVAFAKMFCRGQVSIATFLESCGVADLITTCYGGRNRKVAEAFARTGKSIEELENEMLNGQKLQGPQTSAEVYKILKQKNMLNKFPLFTTIYKICYEGQSVQDFIACLQNHPEHM; the protein is encoded by the exons ATGTCGCGGCTCCGTGTCTGCATCGTCGGCTCGGGGAACTG GGGCTCAGCCATAGCAAGAATTGTTGGCAAAAATGTCCAGAAGTCCAACAGATTTGATCCTACTGTCAGGATGTGGGTGTTTGAAGAGACCATCAATGGAAGAAAACTCTCAGAAATAATCAACCAAGAACACGAAAATGTTAAATATCTGCCTGGATACAAGCTACCCAAAAACGTG GTGGCTGTACCAGACATAGTTGAAGCAACAAATGGGGCAGACATTTTAGTGTTTGTGCTGCCACATCAATTCATCGGCCGAATTTGCGAGCAGATTGCAAGCCAGATGAAACCTGGGACATTCGGGATTTCACTGATCAAG GGGGTCGACGAGGGTCCTGATGGCCTGAAGCTCATATCTGACCTCATTCGAGAGAAACTGAAAATAGAAATCAGTGTGCTGATGGGGGCCAACATAGCCAAAGAAGTGGCTGATGAGCAGTTCTGTGAAACCACCATTG GCTGCAAAAATGAAAAGCAAGGGGAAATCTTTAAAGAATTACTGCAGACTCCCAATTTCAGGATTACTGTGGTGCCTGACTCTGATACAGTAGAACTTTGTGGAGCCTTAAAG AACATTGTGGCGGTGGGAGCTGGCTTCTGCGATGGGCTTGATTTTGGCGATAACACAAAGGCAGCAGTTATTCGCTTGGGCCTCATGGAAATGGTAGCCTTTGCCAAGATGTTCTGCAGGGGACAGGTGTCAATAGCCACTTTTCTGGAGAGCTGTGGTGTCGCTGACCTAATCACTACCTGCTACGGAGGACGCAACAGAAAAGTAGCAGAAGCCTTTGCTCGCACGGGAAAA tccattgaggagctggaaaatGAGATGTTGAATGGACAAAAACTGCAAGGTCCTCAGACCTCAGCTGAAGTCTACAAGAttctgaaacagaaaaataTGCTCAATAA GTTTCCATTATTTACAACCATCTACAAGATCTGCTATGAGGGTCAATCGGTCCAGGATTTCATCGCGTGCCTGCAGAACCACCCAGAGCACATGTAG